The following coding sequences lie in one Mesorhizobium sp. DCY119 genomic window:
- the dapA gene encoding 4-hydroxy-tetrahydrodipicolinate synthase, which translates to MLRGSLTALVTPFEKSGRFDEKAFRAFVEWQIAEGTTGLVPVGTTGESPTLSHEEHRLVVKACVEVAKGRVPVVAGAGSNNTAEAVGLVEHAEKVGADAVLVVTPYYNRPTQRGLYAHFAAVAQSTSLPIIIYNIPPRSVIDMTPETMGRLAHDFKNIVGVKDATGKVERVSEQRITCGKDFIQLSGEDASALGFNAHGGVGAISVTSNVAPRLCAEFQEATLNGDKERAIELQDRLMPLHKAIFIEPGVSGAKYALSRLGKMENVLRSPLVTVEDATAEKIEAAMKHAGLLN; encoded by the coding sequence ATGCTGAGAGGCTCGCTTACCGCGCTCGTTACACCGTTCGAAAAGAGCGGGCGTTTCGACGAGAAAGCCTTTCGCGCATTCGTCGAATGGCAGATAGCCGAAGGCACGACAGGCCTTGTTCCTGTCGGCACGACAGGCGAGTCGCCAACGCTTTCCCACGAAGAGCATCGCCTTGTCGTGAAGGCCTGCGTCGAGGTCGCAAAGGGCAGGGTGCCCGTGGTTGCAGGCGCCGGTTCCAACAACACGGCTGAGGCAGTCGGACTGGTCGAGCACGCCGAAAAGGTCGGCGCGGATGCCGTTCTGGTTGTCACGCCCTATTACAACAGGCCGACGCAGCGCGGTCTTTATGCGCATTTCGCGGCGGTTGCCCAGTCCACCAGCCTGCCGATCATCATCTACAACATCCCGCCGCGCTCGGTGATCGACATGACGCCGGAGACGATGGGACGGCTGGCGCACGACTTCAAGAACATCGTCGGCGTCAAGGATGCCACCGGCAAGGTCGAGCGGGTTTCCGAACAGCGCATCACCTGCGGCAAGGATTTCATCCAGCTTTCGGGCGAGGATGCTTCCGCCCTCGGCTTCAACGCGCATGGCGGTGTCGGCGCGATTTCGGTGACGTCGAATGTTGCGCCGCGGCTTTGCGCCGAATTCCAGGAGGCGACGCTCAATGGCGACAAGGAGCGGGCGATCGAGTTGCAGGACCGTCTGATGCCGCTGCACAAGGCGATCTTCATCGAACCCGGCGTCTCCGGCGCGAAATACGCCCTGTCTCGGTTGGGCAAGATGGAAAACGTTCTGCGTTCGCCGCTGGTGACCGTTGAAGACGCCACCGCTGAAAAGATCGAAGCCGCCATGAAGCACGCCGGATTGCTCAACTAG
- a CDS encoding lytic transglycosylase domain-containing protein, which translates to MPGNRQHRFALIGAIFALTPALAIGASVDAQTTSAIPARPGDFVDAGSTAIGSIGNLKSGLDALSAQEVGRARAVRDSLSENSLDRHILAWAIALRGGDLVPSGDIAAAAQALPGWPGMAALRRNSEKALFRENPAPQTVVRAFGGSQPQTVEGVTLLSRAYVALGNRDAARSVLSPFWRVEKLEAKDEVSIINEFGSLIPAADHRFRMERMLYAERVNSAKRVAGLAGAQALADAWSAVIKGDKGAQKLLDAVPAVQRSAGYMFAQARYLRRSENFTQAAAVMLKAPTDKASLVDPDSWWIERRSLSRELVDKGDMKTAYRIVAAHAAESPTNAADAEFHAGWYALRGLNDAKTAEKHFARIADLAEGSISKSRAYYWLGRAAEAGGPGNSKAYFERAAGYGTTFYGQLAAERIGRGVINVAYPSPTAADRRDFAQREAVNAIKRLEDAGYASLADTLYRDLAGQLTSPGELALLAVMAEKRDNHFLALRVGKIAAARGIEIGALSHPIGVIPANANISGSGKALAYAIARQESEFNVAAVSRVGALGLLQLMPGTAKDLAKKSGLPYSQARLTTDAGYNAALGAAFLGEQLGRFNGSYVLTFAGYNAGPRRAQDWITRYGDPRGKDVDTVVDWIERIPFSETRSYVQRVMENYQVYKMRLSGKFDIVADLVNGRG; encoded by the coding sequence ATGCCAGGCAACAGGCAACACCGTTTCGCGCTGATCGGCGCGATTTTCGCATTGACGCCCGCTCTCGCGATCGGCGCGAGCGTCGACGCGCAGACCACTTCGGCCATTCCAGCACGGCCCGGCGACTTCGTAGACGCCGGATCGACCGCGATCGGCAGCATCGGCAATCTGAAGAGCGGGCTTGATGCACTTTCTGCGCAGGAGGTAGGCCGCGCGCGCGCCGTGCGCGACAGTCTTTCAGAAAATTCGCTCGATCGGCACATCCTCGCCTGGGCCATCGCGCTTCGCGGCGGCGATCTCGTGCCGAGCGGCGACATTGCTGCAGCCGCACAGGCGCTGCCCGGCTGGCCCGGCATGGCCGCACTGCGCCGAAACAGCGAAAAAGCGCTTTTCCGCGAGAATCCTGCCCCGCAGACGGTGGTGCGCGCCTTTGGCGGCTCGCAGCCGCAAACCGTCGAGGGCGTCACTCTTCTGTCGCGGGCCTATGTAGCGCTGGGAAACCGCGATGCGGCGCGTTCCGTCCTGTCGCCTTTCTGGCGCGTCGAGAAGCTCGAAGCCAAGGACGAAGTCTCGATTATCAATGAATTCGGCAGCCTCATCCCGGCGGCGGATCATCGTTTCCGCATGGAGCGCATGCTCTACGCTGAGCGCGTCAATTCGGCCAAGCGCGTGGCGGGCCTTGCCGGCGCGCAAGCATTGGCAGATGCCTGGAGCGCAGTGATCAAGGGCGACAAGGGCGCGCAAAAGCTGCTCGACGCAGTGCCTGCGGTACAACGGTCCGCCGGCTACATGTTTGCGCAGGCGCGGTATCTACGGCGCAGCGAAAACTTCACGCAAGCCGCCGCCGTGATGCTCAAGGCACCAACGGACAAGGCTTCGCTCGTCGATCCGGACTCCTGGTGGATAGAGCGGCGGTCTCTGTCGCGCGAACTTGTCGACAAGGGCGACATGAAGACCGCCTATCGCATCGTCGCCGCACATGCTGCGGAAAGCCCCACCAATGCCGCCGATGCCGAATTTCATGCCGGTTGGTATGCCCTGCGCGGCCTGAACGATGCAAAAACCGCCGAAAAGCATTTTGCACGCATCGCCGACCTCGCCGAGGGATCAATTTCGAAGTCGCGCGCCTATTACTGGCTCGGCCGCGCGGCCGAAGCCGGCGGACCAGGAAACTCGAAAGCCTATTTCGAACGCGCGGCTGGCTATGGCACCACCTTCTACGGCCAGCTTGCCGCCGAGCGCATCGGCCGCGGGGTGATAAATGTCGCCTACCCCTCGCCGACTGCCGCCGACCGGCGCGATTTTGCCCAGCGCGAAGCCGTCAATGCCATCAAGCGGCTGGAAGACGCAGGCTATGCAAGCCTTGCCGACACGCTCTACCGCGATCTGGCCGGACAACTGACAAGCCCGGGCGAACTGGCCCTGCTCGCGGTCATGGCGGAAAAGCGCGACAACCATTTCCTCGCGTTGAGGGTCGGAAAGATCGCCGCCGCACGCGGCATCGAAATCGGGGCTCTGTCGCATCCGATCGGTGTGATACCGGCCAACGCCAATATTTCCGGCTCGGGCAAGGCGCTTGCCTACGCCATCGCCAGACAGGAAAGCGAGTTCAATGTTGCAGCGGTTTCAAGAGTAGGCGCGCTCGGCCTGCTGCAATTGATGCCCGGCACTGCCAAGGATCTGGCGAAAAAGAGCGGCCTGCCCTATTCGCAGGCGCGTCTGACCACGGACGCCGGCTATAACGCCGCGTTGGGCGCGGCATTCCTCGGTGAACAGCTCGGCCGCTTCAACGGCTCCTATGTGCTGACCTTCGCCGGCTACAATGCCGGGCCGCGTCGCGCTCAGGATTGGATTACCCGATACGGTGATCCACGCGGCAAGGATGTGGACACTGTCGTGGACTGGATCGAGCGCATCCCCTTCTCCGAGACACGCAGCTATGTGCAGCGCGTCATGGAAAACTATCAGGTCTACAAGATGCGCCTGTCAGGCAAATTCGACATCGTCGCGGATCTGGTGAACGGACGCGGCTGA
- a CDS encoding alpha/beta hydrolase: MSSSLGFSDFFYSAPDGLRLHARIYGEDITGSTPVICLPGLTRNTRDFHELALFLSRRAKTRRKVVAFDYRGRGESAYDKDWQNYNVAVEAGDILAGLAALDIEHGAFIGTSRGGLIIHVLGAMRPTILKAVVLNDIGPVLEGAGLAHIRAYLERAPKPKSIADAIAIQRTTHGQAFSALTDADWERFVGALYRTNAAAPVADFDPALLKTVTSMDLSVPLPVLWPQFEGLKGVPMLAIRGENSKLLSAETLKEMAARHPAIKTITVEGQGHAPLLETGKLPRQIATFLEKADHGT, encoded by the coding sequence TTGAGTTCTTCTCTCGGCTTTTCAGACTTCTTCTATTCTGCACCGGACGGGCTTCGGCTACATGCCCGCATCTATGGGGAAGACATCACCGGATCGACACCGGTGATCTGCCTTCCGGGTCTGACCCGCAATACCCGGGATTTCCACGAACTGGCACTGTTTCTTTCACGCAGGGCAAAAACACGACGTAAAGTTGTAGCATTCGATTACCGTGGTCGCGGTGAGTCGGCTTATGACAAGGACTGGCAGAACTACAACGTCGCCGTCGAAGCAGGCGACATCCTCGCCGGACTTGCTGCACTCGATATAGAACACGGCGCCTTTATCGGCACCTCGCGCGGCGGGTTGATTATCCATGTTCTGGGAGCGATGCGCCCGACAATTCTGAAAGCGGTCGTTCTCAACGATATCGGCCCGGTCCTTGAAGGTGCCGGCCTTGCTCATATACGCGCCTATCTCGAACGCGCACCAAAGCCGAAAAGCATCGCTGATGCGATTGCCATCCAGCGCACGACGCATGGCCAGGCCTTCTCGGCACTAACTGACGCGGATTGGGAGCGCTTTGTCGGTGCGCTCTATCGCACCAACGCTGCCGCGCCGGTGGCGGATTTCGATCCGGCGTTGCTGAAAACCGTCACAAGCATGGATCTCAGCGTGCCGCTTCCGGTTCTGTGGCCGCAATTCGAGGGTTTGAAAGGGGTGCCGATGCTCGCCATTCGCGGCGAGAACTCAAAACTTCTATCGGCAGAGACGCTCAAGGAAATGGCCGCGCGTCATCCCGCGATCAAAACGATCACCGTCGAAGGCCAGGGCCACGCGCCGCTGCTTGAGACGGGCAAACTGCCCAGACAGATCGCTACGTTTTTGGAAAAGGCCGATCACGGCACATAG
- a CDS encoding porin, with amino-acid sequence MNIKGLLLGSAAALAAVSGARAADAVVVAEPEPMEYVRVCDVYGAGFYYIPGTETCLRVGGYVRYDIGVGDGGYGGLNDVNDKLDALNGETNFNDTYYKRARAALELDARSETELGTLRAYFQINFNWDNGIDANNDSVAGGTDVEMEHAYIELGGFRIGKTDSLFSTFTNYGADVIEDDLNGGYGPFDTHQIVYTYTGTNGFSAAVGLEEGADVYTIDSYVPHVVVGAGYTQGWGGITGVVGYDSVYEEWAGKVRLDVNATDTISLFIMAGYGTDDNVTRSFYKTWGGNWGVWGGGTVKLNEKAAFNLQAQYADNKDVAIVANVAYELVPGFKITPEVAWNSWHDDVTKEKLGDGFGGFLRFQRNF; translated from the coding sequence ATGAACATTAAGGGCCTTCTTCTCGGTTCCGCTGCGGCCCTCGCAGCAGTCTCTGGCGCCCGTGCGGCCGACGCTGTCGTCGTCGCCGAACCCGAGCCGATGGAATATGTTCGTGTTTGCGACGTTTACGGCGCTGGCTTCTACTACATCCCGGGCACCGAGACCTGCCTGCGCGTCGGCGGCTATGTCCGTTACGACATCGGCGTTGGTGACGGCGGCTACGGCGGCCTGAATGACGTCAATGATAAGCTCGATGCGCTGAACGGCGAGACGAACTTCAACGACACCTACTACAAGCGTGCTCGCGCCGCCTTGGAACTGGACGCCCGTTCGGAAACGGAACTCGGCACCCTGCGCGCCTACTTCCAGATCAATTTCAACTGGGACAACGGCATCGACGCTAACAATGACTCGGTCGCCGGCGGCACCGACGTTGAAATGGAGCACGCCTATATTGAGCTTGGCGGCTTCCGCATCGGCAAGACCGACTCGCTGTTCTCGACCTTCACCAATTACGGTGCGGACGTGATCGAAGACGATCTGAACGGCGGTTATGGTCCTTTCGACACGCATCAGATCGTCTACACCTACACCGGCACCAACGGCTTCTCGGCGGCGGTCGGCCTCGAAGAAGGCGCGGACGTGTACACGATCGACTCCTACGTTCCGCACGTGGTTGTCGGTGCTGGCTACACGCAAGGTTGGGGCGGCATCACCGGCGTCGTCGGCTACGACTCGGTCTATGAAGAATGGGCCGGCAAGGTTCGCCTAGATGTCAACGCGACCGACACCATCTCGCTCTTCATCATGGCTGGCTACGGCACCGACGACAATGTCACCCGCAGCTTCTACAAGACCTGGGGCGGCAACTGGGGTGTCTGGGGCGGTGGTACCGTCAAGCTGAATGAGAAGGCTGCCTTCAACCTGCAGGCGCAGTATGCCGACAACAAGGATGTGGCGATTGTCGCCAACGTCGCTTACGAGCTCGTTCCGGGCTTCAAGATCACGCCGGAAGTGGCCTGGAATTCCTGGCACGACGACGTCACCAAGGAAAAGCTTGGCGATGGCTTCGGTGGCTTCCTGCGCTTCCAGCGCAACTTCTAA
- a CDS encoding porin, whose protein sequence is MNIKSLLFGSAAALAAVSGARAADAVVVAEPEPMEYVRVCDVYGAGFYYIPGTETCLRVGGYVRYDIGVGDGGYGGLNDVNDKLDALNGETNFNDTYYKRARAALQLDARSETELGTLRAYMHLNFDWDSFIDANNDSNAGGTTAKINHAYIELGGFRIGKTDSYFTTMTNYAGGVIEDDLNGGYGPFDTHQISYTYTGGNGFSAGVALEEGTGDYTIDSYVPHVVVGAAYTQGWGGVSGVVGYDSVYEEWAGKVRLDVNATDTISLFVMAGYGTDDNVTRSFYKTWGGSWAVWGGGTVKLNEKAAFNLQASYADNKDVAVIANVAYELVPGLKITPEVAWNSVHDDDGNKITDGFGGFLRFQRNF, encoded by the coding sequence ATGAACATCAAGAGCCTGCTTTTCGGCTCCGCTGCAGCCCTCGCTGCAGTATCCGGTGCCCGTGCGGCCGACGCTGTCGTCGTCGCCGAGCCGGAACCCATGGAATATGTCCGCGTCTGCGACGTTTACGGCGCCGGCTTCTACTACATCCCGGGCACCGAGACCTGCCTGCGCGTCGGCGGCTATGTCCGTTACGACATCGGCGTGGGTGACGGCGGCTACGGCGGCCTGAACGACGTAAACGACAAGCTCGATGCGCTGAACGGCGAGACGAACTTCAACGACACCTACTACAAGCGTGCTCGCGCTGCCCTGCAGCTCGACGCCCGTTCGGAAACCGAACTCGGCACTCTGCGCGCCTACATGCACCTCAACTTCGATTGGGATAGCTTCATCGACGCCAACAACGACAGCAACGCTGGCGGCACCACGGCGAAGATCAACCACGCCTACATCGAACTCGGTGGTTTCCGCATCGGCAAGACCGATTCGTACTTCACCACGATGACCAACTATGCCGGCGGCGTGATCGAAGACGATCTGAACGGCGGTTACGGTCCCTTCGACACTCACCAGATTTCGTACACCTACACCGGTGGTAACGGCTTCTCGGCTGGCGTGGCTCTCGAAGAAGGCACGGGCGACTACACGATCGACTCCTACGTTCCGCACGTAGTCGTCGGCGCTGCTTACACGCAGGGCTGGGGCGGCGTGTCCGGCGTCGTCGGTTACGACTCGGTCTATGAAGAATGGGCTGGCAAGGTTCGTTTGGATGTCAACGCAACCGATACCATCTCGCTCTTCGTGATGGCCGGCTACGGCACCGACGACAATGTCACCCGCAGCTTCTACAAGACCTGGGGCGGTAGCTGGGCTGTCTGGGGCGGTGGTACCGTCAAGCTGAACGAGAAGGCTGCTTTCAACCTGCAGGCTTCCTATGCTGACAACAAGGACGTGGCTGTTATCGCCAACGTCGCTTACGAGCTCGTTCCTGGCCTGAAGATCACGCCGGAAGTTGCCTGGAATTCCGTCCACGACGACGACGGCAACAAGATCACCGACGGTTTCGGTGGCTTCCTGCGCTTCCAGCGCAACTTCTAA
- a CDS encoding porin produces the protein MNIKSLLLGSAAALAAVSGARAADAVVVAEPEPMEYVRVCDVYGAGFYYIPGTETCLRVGGYVRYDIRAGEGGYGGLINVVDKLGDGFNDTYYKRARAALQLDARSETELGTLRAYFHLNFDYDTSAPGGFTTAGGTAAKMNHAYIELGGFRIGKTDSLFTTLVGYAGGVIEDDIIASGPYDTHQIAYTYKGSNGFSAGVALEEGNGAYTIDSYVPHVVVGAAYTQGWGGVSGVVGYDSVYEEWAGKVRLDVNATDTISLFVMAGYGTDDNVDNSFYKPWGGSWAVWGGASAKLNEKATLNLQASYADNKDVALVANVGYELVPGFKITPEVAWNSWHDNDGNKLGDGFGGMIRFQRNF, from the coding sequence ATGAACATCAAGAGCCTGCTTCTCGGCTCCGCTGCAGCCCTCGCTGCAGTATCCGGTGCCCGTGCGGCCGACGCTGTCGTCGTCGCCGAGCCGGAACCCATGGAATATGTCCGCGTCTGCGACGTTTACGGCGCCGGCTTCTACTACATCCCGGGCACCGAGACCTGCCTGCGCGTCGGCGGCTATGTCCGTTACGACATCCGCGCTGGTGAAGGCGGCTACGGCGGCCTGATCAACGTTGTTGACAAGCTGGGCGACGGCTTCAACGACACTTATTATAAGCGTGCCCGCGCTGCCTTGCAGCTCGACGCCCGTTCGGAAACCGAACTCGGCACTCTGCGCGCCTATTTCCACCTGAACTTCGACTATGACACCTCGGCTCCGGGCGGCTTCACCACTGCTGGTGGTACGGCAGCCAAGATGAACCACGCTTACATCGAACTCGGCGGCTTCCGCATCGGTAAGACCGATTCGCTCTTCACCACGCTGGTTGGTTATGCCGGTGGCGTGATCGAGGATGACATCATTGCGTCGGGCCCGTATGACACCCACCAGATCGCCTACACCTACAAGGGCAGCAATGGCTTCTCGGCCGGCGTGGCTCTTGAAGAGGGCAACGGTGCCTACACGATCGACTCCTACGTTCCGCACGTAGTCGTCGGCGCTGCTTACACGCAGGGCTGGGGCGGCGTGTCCGGCGTCGTCGGTTACGACTCGGTCTATGAAGAATGGGCCGGCAAGGTTCGTTTGGATGTCAACGCAACCGATACCATCTCGCTCTTCGTGATGGCCGGCTACGGCACCGACGACAATGTCGACAACAGCTTCTACAAGCCTTGGGGCGGCAGCTGGGCTGTCTGGGGTGGCGCTTCGGCTAAGCTGAACGAAAAGGCCACGCTGAACCTGCAGGCTTCCTACGCCGACAATAAGGATGTCGCGCTTGTTGCCAACGTTGGCTACGAGCTCGTTCCGGGCTTCAAGATCACGCCGGAAGTTGCCTGGAATTCCTGGCACGACAACGACGGCAACAAGCTCGGCGACGGCTTCGGCGGCATGATCCGCTTCCAGCGCAACTTCTAA
- a CDS encoding site-specific integrase, with amino-acid sequence MSTQESAKSEFSSHVVSYSTSYGGSPTFNANPFNVVSTFSLAELFEKYKNILWEDGNHKYNVTFFIGELNEILLGERFSTFDQSTLDDLVGKLRERGNSNATINRKMAALSKLLRKASQMGDIHSLPEFRRQKERAGRIRFLEHDEEDRLFGAIKARCEDSYRLSLFLVDSGCRLGEALGLIWNDIQEHRVSFWITKSGRSRTIPMTIRAEESVNVSAEGLKGPFSMLTGVRYRAIWNDAKAEVGLGSDTQVVPHILRHTCASRLVQGGIDIRRVQMWLGHQTLQMTMRYAHLATNDLDSCVVVLDRDRLRPRNKAKAAGK; translated from the coding sequence GTGAGCACACAGGAAAGCGCGAAAAGCGAATTCTCCAGCCATGTCGTCTCATATTCGACGAGTTATGGAGGGAGTCCGACTTTTAATGCCAATCCATTCAATGTCGTAAGCACCTTTTCGCTCGCCGAGCTTTTTGAAAAATACAAAAACATTCTGTGGGAAGACGGAAACCACAAATACAACGTTACCTTCTTCATAGGCGAGTTGAATGAGATTTTGCTCGGGGAGCGCTTCAGCACCTTCGATCAAAGCACTCTCGACGACCTTGTCGGCAAGCTACGCGAGCGTGGCAACAGCAACGCAACCATCAACAGGAAGATGGCTGCGCTCAGCAAATTGCTGCGAAAGGCGAGTCAGATGGGGGATATCCACAGTCTGCCGGAGTTTCGGCGGCAGAAAGAGCGGGCTGGCCGCATCCGCTTCCTCGAACATGACGAGGAAGACCGCCTGTTCGGCGCCATTAAGGCGCGCTGCGAAGACAGCTACCGGCTCAGCCTGTTCCTGGTCGACAGCGGCTGCCGCCTTGGCGAGGCCCTCGGTCTGATCTGGAACGACATCCAAGAACACCGCGTGAGCTTCTGGATCACCAAGTCCGGACGCAGCCGCACCATCCCCATGACCATACGCGCCGAGGAGTCGGTCAATGTCAGCGCCGAAGGCCTTAAAGGTCCGTTCTCGATGCTGACCGGCGTTCGCTACCGCGCCATATGGAATGATGCGAAAGCGGAAGTCGGCCTCGGAAGCGACACCCAGGTCGTGCCGCATATCCTGCGCCACACATGCGCGTCGCGCCTCGTGCAGGGCGGCATCGATATCCGCCGCGTGCAGATGTGGCTCGGACATCAGACCCTGCAGATGACAATGCGCTATGCACATCTTGCAACGAACGATCTGGATTCCTGCGTGGTCGTACTCGACCGTGATCGCCTTCGTCCGCGCAACAAGGCCAAGGCCGCAGGAAAATAG
- a CDS encoding TetR/AcrR family transcriptional regulator, producing the protein MMKRLIMDGTGREMSVTFTNFRSTNALNQNAKFENCGVAYCTVWTVLSIALYGPSERISKMTNGKMNSRQKILAAAAELAGEVGPGHLSLDAVAQRAGVSKGGLLYNFPSKAKLLEALVEQHLSEFNTALEAKEKQWEGRPNSLGSAYLELFVTDLEQRQPPPSGLLAAMAEDPGFLMPIKRFNRTLLDRLKAGSKNENSALILFLALEGMRSQRLFDVDILSTAERDAVIASLGAALEKGD; encoded by the coding sequence ATGATGAAGCGCTTGATCATGGATGGCACCGGGCGTGAGATGAGCGTGACGTTTACAAATTTCCGTTCAACCAACGCGCTAAACCAAAACGCGAAGTTTGAAAACTGCGGGGTTGCTTACTGTACCGTCTGGACGGTATTGTCAATTGCGTTATATGGACCCTCCGAGAGGATTTCCAAGATGACGAACGGCAAAATGAATTCCCGACAAAAGATATTGGCTGCGGCCGCCGAACTGGCCGGCGAAGTAGGCCCCGGCCACCTGTCGTTGGACGCCGTTGCGCAGCGTGCGGGGGTCTCAAAAGGCGGACTTCTCTACAATTTTCCGAGCAAGGCCAAGCTGCTCGAAGCTTTGGTGGAGCAGCATCTGAGCGAGTTCAATACCGCCCTGGAGGCGAAGGAAAAGCAGTGGGAGGGGAGGCCCAATAGCCTGGGTTCTGCCTATCTTGAACTTTTCGTGACCGACCTGGAGCAGCGCCAGCCGCCGCCATCTGGCTTGCTCGCGGCAATGGCTGAGGATCCCGGTTTCCTGATGCCGATAAAGCGCTTCAATCGCACGTTGCTCGACCGGCTCAAGGCAGGCTCAAAAAACGAAAACAGCGCGCTGATCCTGTTTCTTGCGCTCGAAGGCATGCGCAGCCAGCGCCTTTTCGATGTCGACATCTTGTCGACCGCCGAACGAGACGCGGTGATTGCATCGCTGGGGGCGGCGTTGGAGAAGGGCGATTAA
- a CDS encoding efflux RND transporter periplasmic adaptor subunit encodes MIKRFIIAFILLVLVCGGIVGFNMFRDNAIQQFFANMPVAKVTVSSSTVEPIDWMPGIEAIGTVNAAQGVDLTVEAAGIVKEILFKANEQTKAGAVLIQLDDAVQQADLAAGKTQAALDKVTLNRAAELQKRGVGTDVNVDSARAAAEASASQVAKLQAVVDQKQLRAPFAGTMGIPKIDIGQYLAPGTIVATIQDLQTMRADFSIPEQQLDLLKIGEPVKFGVNSDDMPFKGTITGIEPKVDPTSRLVAVRAEITNPEGKLSPGQFIQAQVVLPEEKAVLAIAQTSVIASLYGDYVYVIRPAKKADAPAEAEKPATPAKADDKPVPDAAKPAAETAGEPALEAHQVFVKTGRRSNGVVEILDGIAAGDQIVTAGQNRLSNGTPVTIDNTINPANPAQPQPAAK; translated from the coding sequence ATGATCAAGCGCTTCATCATTGCGTTCATTCTTCTTGTTCTGGTTTGCGGCGGCATCGTCGGTTTCAACATGTTCCGCGACAATGCCATCCAGCAATTTTTCGCCAACATGCCGGTTGCGAAGGTCACCGTTTCCTCCTCGACGGTGGAGCCGATCGACTGGATGCCCGGCATAGAGGCCATCGGCACGGTCAACGCCGCGCAGGGCGTGGACCTGACTGTGGAAGCTGCAGGCATCGTCAAGGAAATCCTGTTCAAGGCTAACGAGCAGACCAAGGCCGGCGCGGTCCTGATCCAGCTCGACGACGCCGTCCAGCAGGCCGATCTTGCCGCTGGCAAGACACAGGCAGCCCTCGACAAGGTGACGCTCAATCGCGCCGCCGAATTGCAGAAGCGCGGTGTCGGCACGGACGTCAATGTCGATTCCGCCCGCGCCGCGGCCGAGGCCTCTGCCTCGCAGGTTGCCAAGCTTCAGGCAGTGGTCGACCAGAAGCAATTGCGGGCGCCGTTTGCCGGCACGATGGGCATCCCCAAGATCGATATCGGACAGTATCTCGCGCCGGGAACGATCGTTGCGACGATTCAGGATCTTCAGACCATGCGTGCGGATTTTTCGATCCCCGAGCAGCAGCTGGACCTTTTGAAGATCGGCGAGCCGGTCAAGTTTGGCGTCAATTCGGATGATATGCCTTTCAAAGGCACGATCACCGGCATCGAGCCGAAGGTCGACCCGACTTCGCGCCTCGTCGCCGTCCGCGCCGAGATCACCAATCCCGAAGGCAAGCTCAGCCCCGGCCAGTTCATTCAGGCTCAGGTCGTTCTGCCTGAGGAAAAGGCCGTTCTGGCGATTGCGCAGACATCGGTAATCGCGAGCCTTTACGGCGACTATGTCTATGTCATCCGGCCTGCGAAGAAGGCGGATGCGCCGGCTGAGGCCGAAAAGCCTGCAACCCCGGCAAAGGCTGACGACAAGCCGGTGCCTGATGCGGCCAAGCCTGCAGCAGAGACCGCGGGCGAACCGGCGCTTGAAGCCCATCAGGTCTTCGTCAAGACCGGCCGCCGCTCCAATGGCGTCGTCGAGATTCTCGACGGCATCGCCGCCGGCGACCAGATCGTTACTGCCGGCCAGAACCGTCTTTCCAACGGCACACCCGTGACGATCGACAATACGATCAACCCCGCCAATCCGGCGCAACCCCAGCCGGCCGCAAAATGA